The genomic interval TGGGCGGCTGTGCGGTCAGTCATGGGATGGTCTCTCATTCTGGTGAGGGGTGGTGGTCGATTCGGTGGGCGGCACGCGGTGCCGCCCACCGGCGTCGGGCATTAGATCTTTTCGCCCTTGGGTGCCGCAATGAACAGGCTGGCGATGAAGGCGAGGACGGTGATGGACACCGAAATCCAGAGGGCCGCGGAGTACCCGGCCGCGGTGCCCTGGCCTGCGAACGGTGCCACAACCACGACGCCGAGGCTCGCCCCGATCCCGAAGCCGGCGCCGTTGATTCCCGGCAATGCGGCCGGAGCTTCCTTGGGCGAGAGGAGGACGGACAGGCCGTTGATGGCGGTGAGGAAGAAGCCGTTGTAGAAGATGCCCAGGGACGCGATGGCGATGAGGACCGCCACCTGGTTGTCGGCAAAGAGGGCCGCGGCAATTGCGCAGGCGAGGCTCGTGGCGGTGCCGACGCGGACCGTCTTGATCCAGCCGCGGCGGTCGGCGATCCAGCCTGCCAGCGGGGCGGCGAACACGCCGATGAGCGCGGCCGGGGTGAGGAACAGCAGGGCCGAGATCGACGCCGTGAGGCCGAAACCGTTCTTGGTGTCCTGGCTGAGGAGCACCACGGTGAAGTTGATGATGGCGAAGATGCCGGCCAGCGTCAGGATGGTGGTGGCGATGACCGGCCACACCTGCCGGGAGCGGAGGTGGTGGACGGCGACCAGCGGCGTGGAGCGCTTCTTCTCGATCAGCCAGAACGCCGTGAACGAGGCGATGCTTCCGGCCAGCAGGCCAAGCGCGGACGGCGAGGTCCAGCCCGCCGAGGAACCGGCGGACACAAAGTACGTAATGAAGACCAGGAACACGGACAGCGACCCGGCGCCCCACCAGTCCATGCGTCCCGGCGCGGTGGTGGACCGTCCCTTAGGAACGACCTTGATGACGCAGATGGCGGCGATCGCGGCCAGGACGAGGACGGCTACGAAAATGGACTGGAAGCCGAGGGTCTCGGCCATGAGTCCGCCGAAGTAGCCGTCCACCCCGCCGATGCCGCCGTTGATCGCGGCGATGATGCCGATGGACGTTCCGAACAGCCGGGCGGGCAAGTGTTCGTTGAGGACGATGTAGGAGAGCGCGAAGATGGCGCTGGATACACCCTGCATGAAGCGGCCGGCAACCAGCAGCGGCAGGCTGGGCGCAAAGATGCACAGCACGGTTCCCGCGGCCATGATGGACAGGACCAACAGCAGCGCGGTGCGGCGGCCGATGAAGTCACTCCAGCGCCCAATGACCGGGCCGGAAATGGCGCCGGCCAGGAAGAACATCGACTGGACCTGCGCCACGGCTTCCGGAGTCTCGCCAAAGAACGAACCAATGTGCGGAAGCGCCGGTGTGATCATGCTGGCGTTGAGCTGGAACGACAGGACTGCGAGAACCAGCGTGGTGATCAGGAGGGCCGCGGCCCGCCCACCAGGCCGGGCGTCTGCAGTTTCTGCGGTTCCTGCCCCTGTGGTTCCTGTACCGACTCCTGTACCGGCGGCCGGACCTGCCGGCTGCGGCTCCACCGCGGTGTTGGGGATGTTCACATCAAACTCCTTTGTTCAGGGGCGCAAGGTGGCGCCACGAGATGTGAGTTGTTATACAAGCATGTATTACGAGCTTGTGCAACCCATCACATCCGTCCGGTACAGTGTGCGTATCCGATCTTGAGCGAGGCCCCCTTGACCGAAAACGCCGTCCAGTTCCTGTCCCGACCCATTGCGTCCCAGCCGGGGCAGCCCCTGCGCGTCGCGGCCTACTCCCGCATCGCCGAGGCAATCAGGACCAAGGTTCTCCCTCCCGGCTCGCTGCTCCCTACCGAGACTGAGCTGGGCGCCATGATGGACGTCAGCCGCACCGTGATCCGGGAAGCGCTGATGCTGCTGGAGGAAGACGGACTGACCAGGGCGCGGCGCGGAGTTGGACGTTTTGTGACGGATTCGCTCCCCCGCATCGGGATCGAGCACATCCGCCCGTTCGACCAGCTCCTGGGCGGCCCGGAGCAGAACATTCAGGTCAAGCGCGTCGCAACCGTCCGGCAACCCGCGTCGGAGTTCGTGGCACCCGGAATCGGCGTCCAGCCCGGCGAGGATTGCTGGTTCTGGGAAAGCGTGCTCATCAGGAACGGTGAACCCGTGGCACACCTTCAGGAAAATGTTCCCGCAGCCACAGCCGAGGCCGACGCTTTGGCGGCGGCGGCCGAAACCACCATGCTCCCCGCATCCACGCTGCTCGACGTTCTTGGCGGACTGCCCGGAGCGTCCCTTGGCCCCGGGGAATGCGACATCAGCCTGAGCACGGTGGGCCCCAGTCGCGCCAAACTGCTGGACCTCCGCCCCTCGGAACCCGTGCTGGTCCTGACCCAGGTTGTCCGCCGGAACGGCGCACCCTTCTACCTCGCAAAATGCCTGGTGGCGGCCAAGGCCGGCCACCTCTCCGTTATCCAGTCCGCCTGATTCTTCCGAAAAGGTACTCTCATGAGCTCGTCACCCTCCCCTGCCCTGCGCCCGGCGCTCACCGTCGTGGGCAGCATCAACCTGGACATCACGGCCACCGCCGGCAGGCTCCCGACGCCGGGTGAAACCGTCGGCGGCGGAGTCCTCCGCCAGCAGCCCGGCGGCAAGGGCGCCAACCAGGCCGTCGCCGCTGCCCGCCTGGGTGGCAGCTCCCGCATGGTGGGCGCCGTGGGCCGGGACGAAGCCGGACGAAGCCTGCTCACCGCCATGGCGGAGGCCGGCGTCGACACCCGCGACATCGCCACGGTTGACGCGGCCACCGGCACGGCGCTGGTCCTGGTGGACAGCGACGGCGAGAACCAGATCGTGGTGTGCCCGGGCGCCAACGGCGAAGTGTCCGTTGGCGGCGTCCCGTTCGGCGCCGACGAAGCGGTCCTCTGCCAGCTCGAAATTGAGCAGGAACTGGTGCTGGAAACTGCCCGCCGCACGCAGGGCTTCTTTGCGCTGAACGCCGCCCCGGCCGCGCCGCTGATCCCGGAACTCCTGGAGCGGTGCGACCTTGTGATCGTCAACGAAAGCGAATACGCCCTGATCCCCGCTTTGAAGTACGCCCCGCTCGTGGCCGTCACCTACGGTGGCGACGGCTCGGCGATCTTCGAGAACGGAGTACGGGTGGCCGAGGCTCCCGCCGTTCGCGTTACGGACATCGCCAACACGATCGGCGCCGGCGACGCCTTCTGCGCGGCGTTGGTCCTAGCGCTTCGTGCCGGGCTCGAGCACAGCCATGCCTTGGCCGTCGCGAACGCAGTGGGCGCCGACGCCGTCCGGGACGCTTCCTCCCAGCCGGCCCTGCAGACGTTGGCGCACTACATCGAGGCGACGCGCCCCGCGGCCTGAACCCAGCCGACGCGCCGCCGTCTAACTCCCCCATCCAGCGGCGTGCATTGTTTAGGACGCTGCCAGGCCATACCGTGAAGGGAGGGTCAGCCGAAGTGCAGGTGCGGGCATGCGAGCAATTTCCTGGTCAGTGCGCTGCCTCCTGCTGTGCTTCCTGGCCGCGGGAATCCTCGGCGGCGCCAACCCTCCGGCCACAGTACAAGCGAGTCCCGAGCAGACTTACGCAACGCTGGACTCTTTCCTGCAACAGCAGATCGACACCCTCGGGATTCCGGGCACCGCCATTGCCGTCGTCCGGGACGGCGTCCAGGTGCACTCCGCCGCATTTGGACGCGCCGAC from Pseudarthrobacter sp. SSS035 carries:
- a CDS encoding ribokinase, with protein sequence MSSSPSPALRPALTVVGSINLDITATAGRLPTPGETVGGGVLRQQPGGKGANQAVAAARLGGSSRMVGAVGRDEAGRSLLTAMAEAGVDTRDIATVDAATGTALVLVDSDGENQIVVCPGANGEVSVGGVPFGADEAVLCQLEIEQELVLETARRTQGFFALNAAPAAPLIPELLERCDLVIVNESEYALIPALKYAPLVAVTYGGDGSAIFENGVRVAEAPAVRVTDIANTIGAGDAFCAALVLALRAGLEHSHALAVANAVGADAVRDASSQPALQTLAHYIEATRPAA
- a CDS encoding GntR family transcriptional regulator, producing the protein MTENAVQFLSRPIASQPGQPLRVAAYSRIAEAIRTKVLPPGSLLPTETELGAMMDVSRTVIREALMLLEEDGLTRARRGVGRFVTDSLPRIGIEHIRPFDQLLGGPEQNIQVKRVATVRQPASEFVAPGIGVQPGEDCWFWESVLIRNGEPVAHLQENVPAATAEADALAAAAETTMLPASTLLDVLGGLPGASLGPGECDISLSTVGPSRAKLLDLRPSEPVLVLTQVVRRNGAPFYLAKCLVAAKAGHLSVIQSA
- a CDS encoding MFS transporter, with product MNIPNTAVEPQPAGPAAGTGVGTGTTGAGTAETADARPGGRAAALLITTLVLAVLSFQLNASMITPALPHIGSFFGETPEAVAQVQSMFFLAGAISGPVIGRWSDFIGRRTALLLVLSIMAAGTVLCIFAPSLPLLVAGRFMQGVSSAIFALSYIVLNEHLPARLFGTSIGIIAAINGGIGGVDGYFGGLMAETLGFQSIFVAVLVLAAIAAICVIKVVPKGRSTTAPGRMDWWGAGSLSVFLVFITYFVSAGSSAGWTSPSALGLLAGSIASFTAFWLIEKKRSTPLVAVHHLRSRQVWPVIATTILTLAGIFAIINFTVVLLSQDTKNGFGLTASISALLFLTPAALIGVFAAPLAGWIADRRGWIKTVRVGTATSLACAIAAALFADNQVAVLIAIASLGIFYNGFFLTAINGLSVLLSPKEAPAALPGINGAGFGIGASLGVVVVAPFAGQGTAAGYSAALWISVSITVLAFIASLFIAAPKGEKI